The DNA segment AAGCGGGCGATCCGGGCACGGTCAACGCAACAGGATGGAGAAGAGACGCTCCGCCGACACGATCCGGATCCGCTTCCCGCGGACGTCGATCAGGCCGTCGTCCTGCAATTTCTTGAGCGTCCGGGAGAAAGTCTCCGGAACGGTCCCCAGCCGGGAGGCGAGCACGTTCTTGCCGATCGGCAATTCGAGCTCCGCCCCGTCCTTCAGGGGAATACCGAGCGTCTTGAGCTCCTCCGAGAGGTAGAAGACCAGGCGCGTCTCCACGTCCTTCAAGGAGAGACTTTCCACGAGATCGGTCATCCGCTTCAGCCAGAGGGAGAGGGACGCCAGCATCCGGATGGCGACTTTCGGATGCCGTTCCAGCAGATCGAGGAATGCGCCCTTCGGAAGGAAATAGAGTTCCGTGTCGGCGAGCGTCTCGGCGTGCGCGGGATACCCCCCCCCCTGGAAGATCACCGCCTCGGCGAAGGTTTGCCCCGCTTCCAGGACGTGAAGGATCTGCTCCTTCCCCTCTCCGGAGAGCTTGAACACCTTTACCTTGCCGGAGGCCACGATGAAGAATCCGTCGGCGCGGTCCCCTTCCCGGAAGACCGCCTCTTTCTTCGCGAAGCGCCGGGAAACGGCGAGATCGGCGACCCGTCGGAGGTCGTCGTCGGGCAAGGTCGCGAACAGGGGCGTCTTCCGGAGGACGTCCATCGTTTTAGAGGTCATGGTACCATTCTGATGGATCGGCGGGCCGCGTCAAGGCGGGAATTTCGCAAGCGGATCCGATCTCCGAGGGAGGTGGGCGTGATGGCAAAGGTCGGTTTTGTCGGATTGGGGATCATGGGCGAGCCGATGTGCCGGAACATCCTCGCGAAGGGCCACGACGTCACGGTGTACAACCGGACACCCGCGAAGATGGGACCGCTGGTCGCCGCGGGGGCGAACGCCGCGACGTCGCTCGCGGACCTCGTCCGCCGCTCCGAAGTCACGATCACGATGGTCTCCGACCCCGCCGCCGTGCGCGACGTCGTCACCGCGAAAGGCGGCATCCTCGGCGCCTTGTCGCCGGGGAAAACGTACATCGACATGACGACCGTCTCTCCCGAAGCGTCGCGCGAGATCGCGCGCATGATCCGTGATACCGGCGCCGATTATCTCGAAGCGCCCGTGCTGGGGAGCAGGAAACCGGCCACGGAGGGGACGCTGGTGATTCTCACCGGAGGGGACGCCGGACTCTCCCTCCGGATGGAGCCGCTCCTGCTCTCGATGGGGAGCCGGGTGATTCACATGGGCGACACGGGGATGGCGGCCCACATGAAGCTCATCATCAACCAGATCATGGGAACGATCCTGTGCGTCTTCGCGGAAGCAGCTCTCGTCGGGATGGAGGCGGGGCTCGCCGCGGAGAAGATCCTCTCCGTGTTGCAGAACTCGGTCGTGGCGTGCCCGGCGATCCAGTTCAAGGGACCGGACATGCTCATTGAGC comes from the Deltaproteobacteria bacterium genome and includes:
- a CDS encoding NAD(P)-dependent oxidoreductase, which gives rise to MAKVGFVGLGIMGEPMCRNILAKGHDVTVYNRTPAKMGPLVAAGANAATSLADLVRRSEVTITMVSDPAAVRDVVTAKGGILGALSPGKTYIDMTTVSPEASREIARMIRDTGADYLEAPVLGSRKPATEGTLVILTGGDAGLSLRMEPLLLSMGSRVIHMGDTGMAAHMKLIINQIMGTILCVFAEAALVGMEAGLAAEKILSVLQNSVVACPAIQFKGPDMLIERVFTPNFPLKHAHKDLRLAVETGRAVGIPTPVTKAACDLFGAARDKGFGDRD
- a CDS encoding Crp/Fnr family transcriptional regulator gives rise to the protein MTSKTMDVLRKTPLFATLPDDDLRRVADLAVSRRFAKKEAVFREGDRADGFFIVASGKVKVFKLSGEGKEQILHVLEAGQTFAEAVIFQGGGYPAHAETLADTELYFLPKGAFLDLLERHPKVAIRMLASLSLWLKRMTDLVESLSLKDVETRLVFYLSEELKTLGIPLKDGAELELPIGKNVLASRLGTVPETFSRTLKKLQDDGLIDVRGKRIRIVSAERLFSILLR